From Coffea arabica cultivar ET-39 chromosome 2e, Coffea Arabica ET-39 HiFi, whole genome shotgun sequence, the proteins below share one genomic window:
- the LOC113730526 gene encoding uncharacterized protein isoform X3: protein MEESYEVMKNNSDDDDDDHNSTQKAGQRVAVARGEKLAPAANSKAKAAANDSSKSREEGELSSSDDDDDDFHATASASHLAGCDTAQADQPDSAEASSVDKVIQDAEREQHDPAIKSASMVGLSSRASQRSDHLKSSEKNRGPFVPFVISFSDDDSGSDSDDSRRNTLATKDQTQGVDRSSRPPVSSLQRSPKLLQNKTKKARLVNREAFPSRPFVNGATSWNCRQIPSSRNFSTVQKGVAGDHGSLQKSIVHVNTNKRQLQDLRQLIAIRESQLKLKSTQQTKNSVGGSGSDGKFKNPGNPGNRVRKDSGFDLRGELNKADKKRLKTGEPQCSQLDLDNNLHSLQPILTSGKSRVDNSGKESVDDHDHRSKKLSLGTSLSGVQKQSEARDSLSLENSLNTAIAGNCTVANNIQCARNPKQGDPVIWLKQSGQIGKRATGDFPNRSLDPEEYARHDVQVSIQNNVTSGTNLTERCDSDQAKSSDQVSKLKSDDKVQASSLHLADGNLQKASLSNPSLLNGLDKLNMMGNNMDLQSLLEYEELQDKEIEDAQEHRRRCEIEERNALMAYRKAQRALIEANARCSQLYSKRELYSAQLRSLMMENPNLVVSLRQHDQNLVSDPCSKREGSPSEGHKQPVSNGVCSPSGDLSQSSYQEGEIFEFNHKSAQENIESERTSEFNKDREKDIYEESERQPPFDSSQDCFLLEASLRSQLFEKLKTKKLPKKGTTQSTEDLVERNDENDDSRQMMETDTADVPLSEAENGKHSDYEDYSKEERCPELPVQINNQFDIPHSEHASSSQDVCMGSCISLGSQEFKTSGTFLLPSMKCAFSALKFIELCSVLESNNGSTGMLISDVDEENEDNRVTCKSKPSISNLDLPETSIDLFVGQSGYYSCNLAIDPFWPLCMYELRGRCNNSECSWQHVRDYCCNNMKHDSTDYSVVQVRRQSPREQFDGAMVRRKSLNHVDLAAPTYVVSLDILRPDSQSFISTSSQGYGQCWGKCFSAFLVLSSLCPMVSQSNEPFLHGTQARIEVHCSWNRQTSYFNNRNGTLGQIDQCVVDADQSLEIAILNFNQEADKYKARMQALKVLAQAIEDNPTSAVLWIVYLQIFYSNQKAIVKDDLFRYAVEYNKESYELWLLYINSRVQLDDRLAAYDIALLALSHHTSTSDGDAMRASHCTLDIFLQMVNFLCMSGSAGMALEKISGLFWPSKKSDNNLQLSLPDIVTCLTICDKFIFWICCVYILLYKKLPDAVVQKFECRKECSAIEWPSVSLRSDEKQQAASLLELAVDSLALYMDHESLENETTLRAAHLFALNHVRCVSVLEGLECSRNLLGKYIKLYPSCLELVLMSAWAEHDLGGSNFNGFEEALRNWPDEVPGIHCIWNQYVGCVFQSGKFDFVKDLMDQWFHSVLEARYSDYGVLQAKDEKSDSSLMSISVSDLHAWFLSCGQNDTVFGMLNLSLYKLLQNNQSEAQAALDLALKAATADNYQHCLRELVPFLLIGSIRDKGVVHLKGILNILNVHLVDVRASLGAEPLSRDFIQKIKKPVARQLVSKLLSPASADFSLMSLVLEVWYGLTLLPRVCDKVTDLVDFVEALMEILPSNYLLAFSVCKKLSSNATKCSASLSFWASSLLVNALFHAVPIAPEYAWVEAADVLHDLTDIKCIQESFHKKAVSVYPFSIKLWKSYLRLCETEGNVGSVKKAAKEKGIELD from the exons ATGGAGGAAAGCTATGAAGTAATGAAGAATAACAGcgacgacgacgacgacgacCACAATTCTACCCAAAAAGCCGGCCAGCGAGTTGCTGTAGCTAGGGGGGAAAAGCTCGCTCCGGCAGCTAATTCCAAGGCTAAGGCTGCAGCTAATGACTCCTCTAAAAGCAGAGAAGAAGGCGAACTCTCTTCCTCTGATGATGACGACGAT GACTTCCATGCTACTGCATCTGCATCTCATCTTGCTGGATGTGATACTGCTCAGGCGGATCAGCCAGATTCTGCTGAAGCTTCTTCAGTAGATAAGGTCATTCAGGATGCAGAGAGGG AACAGCATGATCCTGCCATCAAGTCTGCAAGCATGGTTGGTCTATCTTCTAGAGCTTCTCAGCGGTCAGACCATCTCAAGAGTTCTGAGAAGAATCGAGGACCATTTGTGCCATTTGTCATAAGTTTTTCAGATGATGACAGTGGCAGTGATTCTGATGATAGCAGGCGTAATACTCTGGCAACTAAAGACCAAACACAGGGAGTAGATAGAAGTAGCAGACCGCCTGTATCTTCTCTCCAAAGGTCGCCGAAGTTGCTTCAAAATAAAACTAAGAAAGCTAGATTAGTCAACAGAGAAGCCTTTCCTAGTCGCCCATTTGTCAATGGAGCAACTTCATGGAATTGTAGACAAATACCTAGCTCTAGAAATTTCAGTACTGTACAGAAAGGGGTAGCCGGTGATCATGGGTCTTTGCAGAAATCAATTGTACATGTTAATACTAACAAAAGACAACTGCAAGACCTAAGACAGCTAATTGCAATCCGAGAAAGTCAGTTAAAGCTCAAGTCAACCCAGCAAACTAAAAATTCAGTTGGTGGATCAGGTAGTGATGGTAAATTTAAAAACCCTGGCAATCCTGGGAACAGGGTTCGCAAAGACTCAGGTTTTGACTTGCGCGGTGAGTTGAACAAAGCTGACAAGAAGCGCCTAAAAACTGGAGAACCACAGTGTAGCCAGCTAGATTTAGATAATAATCTTCATTCTCTGCAGCCGATTTTAACATCAGGAAAGTCTAGGGTGGATAATAGTGGTAAAGAGAGTGTAGATGATCATGATCATCGTAGCAAAAAACTTTCCTTGGGTACATCGCTTTCTGGAGTGCAGAAACAGTCAGAGGCGAGGGACTCTCTTTCATTAGAAAATTCTCTTAATACTGCTATTGCGG GTAATTGTACCGTTGCTAATAACATACAGTGTGCCAGGAATCCTAAACAAGGCGATCCTGTAATTTGGTTGAAACAATCTGGGCAAATAGGAAAAAGGGCGACTGGTGATTTTCCAAATAGATCA TTGGATCCCGAGGAGTATGCTCGTCATGATGTTCAAGTGTCCATCCAGAACAATGTTACATCTGGCACTAATTTAACAGAAAGGTGTGATAGCGATCAAGCAAAATCTAGTGACCAAGTGAGCAAATTAAAATCAGATGACAAAGTTCAGGCATCTAGTCTGCATCTTGCTGATGGTAACTTACAG AAAGCAAGTCTGAGTAATCCAAGTTTGTTGAATGGTTTGGACAAGTTAAACATGATGGGGAATAACATGGATTTGCAGTCACTGCTGGAGTATGAGGAGTTGCAAGATAAGGAAATAGAGGATGCACAAGAGCATCGGCGCAGATGTGAAATAGAAGAAAGAAATGCACTTATGGCTTATCGGAAGGCCCAGAGAGCCTTGATTGAAGCTAATGCGAGATGCTCTCAACTCTACAGTAAAAGGGAATTATACTCGGCACAGCTTCGATCTCTCATGATGGAGAACCCAAATTTGGTTGTCTCCCTAAGACAGCATGATCAG AACTTGGTATCTGATCCTTGCTCCAAGCGTGAGGGAAGTCCTTCGGAGGGTCACAAGCAACCTGTGTCAAATGGTGTCTGCTCCCCTTCTGGTGATTTAAGTCAGTCATCTTATCAGGAAGGTGAGATATTTGAATTTAACCATAAATCTgctcaagaaaatatagaatcTGAAAGAACATCAGAATTCAACAAAGATAGGGAAAAGGACATCTATGAGGAGTCTGAAAGACAACCACCATTTGATAGTTCTCAAGACTGTTTTCTTCTTGAAGCGTCATTAAGGTCACAGCTCTTTGAAAAGCTAAAGacaaaaaaattgccaaaaaaggGGACAACCCAGAGCACGGAAGATTTAGTtgaaagaaatgatgaaaatgatgacaGTAGACAGATGATGGAGACTGATACTGCAGATGTACCATTGTCTGAGGCAGAGAATGGCAAACATTCAGATTATGAAG ATtatagcaaggaagaaagatgTCCTGAACTACCAGTCCAGATTAACAACCAGTTTGATATTCCGCATTCGGAGCATGCATCTTCCTCCCAAGACGTTTGTATGGGTAGTTGTATTTCTCTGGGAAGTCAAGAATTTAAAACCTCTGGCACTTTTCTCTTGCCGTCAATGAAGTGTGCATTTAGTGCCCTGAAGTTCATAGAACTTTGCAGTGTGCTAGAGTCCAATAATGGAAGTACAGGTATGCTCATATCCGATGTTGATGAGGAGAACGAGGATAACCGGGTCACTTGTAAAAGCAAGCCTAGTATATCAAACTTGGATTTGCCTGAAACTTCAATCGACTTATTTGTTGGACAAAGTGGGTATTACTCCTGCAATCTAGCTATTGACCCATTCTGGCCACTTTGTATGTATGAACTCCGAGGAAGATGCAACAACAGTGAGTGTTCTTGGCAGCATGTTAGAGACTACTGCTGCAACAACATGAAACATGATAGTACTGATTATTCTG TTGTTCAGGTCAGAAGACAATCACCCAGGGAACAATTTGACGGTGCTATGGTGCGTAGGAAGTCTCTGAATCATGTTGATTTAGCTGCCCCTACTTATGTTGTCAGCTTAGACATTCTGAGACCTGATTCACAATCATTTATATCTACTTCATCTCAAGGTTATGGACAATGCTGGGGGAAGTGTTTCAGTGCTTTCTTGGTTTTGTCTAGTTTGTGTCCGATGGTTTCACAATCAAATGAGCCATTTTTGCATGGCACTCAAGCTCGTATAGAGGTCCACTGTAGCTGGAATAGACAGACATCTTATTTTAACAACAGAAATGGGACACTG GGTCAAATTGATCAATGTGTCGTTGATGCTGACCAATCCCTGGAAATAGCTATCCTTAATTTCAATCAGGAGGCTGACAAGTATAAAGCAAGGATGCAG GCTCTTAAAGTTCTTGCTCAAGCCATTGAGGACAATCCCACATCTGCAGTTCTTTGGATAGTTTACTTGCAAATTTTCTACAGTAATCAGAAGGCAATTGTAAAGGATGACTTGTTCCGATATGCG GTTGAATACAACAAAGAATCTTATGAACTCTGGCTTTTATACATTAACAGTCGTGTACAGCTCGATGATCGGCTGGCTGCATATGATATTGCACTATTGGCTCTTTCTCACCATACATCTACTTCTGATGGAGATGCCATGCGTGCAAGCCATTGCACTTTGGATATATTTCTGCAGATGGTGAATTTTTTGTGCATGTCTGGCAGTGCTGGTATGGCCCTTGAGAAGATCTCTGGGCTCTTTTGGCCCTCTAAGAAATCTGACAATAACCTTCAACTTTCTCTTCCTGATATTGTTACTTGCCTGACCATTTGTGACAAATTCATCTTCTGGATCTGTTGTGTGTATATACTTCTATATAAGAAATTGCCTGATGCTGTGGTACAGAAATTTGAATGTAGGAAAGAATGTTCTGCTATAGAGTGGCCTTCGGTTTCTTTAAGATCTGATGAGAAGCAACAAGCTGCTTCACTCTTGGAATTAGCTGTTGATTCACTAGCATTGTACATGGATCATGAATCACTTGAAAATGAAACAACTCTAAGGGCTGCACACCTGTTTGCTCTCAACCATGTTAGATGTGTATCGGTTCTGGAGGGCCTCGAATGCAGTAGAAATTTGCTTGGAAAATATATCAAGTTGTATCCGTCATGTTTAGAACTTGTTTTGATGTCAGCTTGGGCTGAACATGACTTGGGGGGCTCCAATTTTAATGGATTTGAGGAAGCTCTTAGAAACTGGCCGGATGAAGTTCCTGGCATTcattgtatttggaatcaatATGTTGGATGTGTCTTCCAGAGTGGGAAATTTGATTTTGTGAAGGACTTAATGGACCAATGGTTTCATTCTGTTCTGGAGGCAAGATATTCTGATTATGGAGTTTTGCAAGCTAAAGACGAGAAGTCAGATAGTTCACTGATGTCAATTTCAGTGTCAGATCTCCATGCTTGGTTTTTGAGTTGTGGTCAGAATGACACTGTGTTCGGGATGCTCAATCTTTCATTGTATAAATTACTGCAGAACAATCAATCCGAAGCTCAAGCTGCATTAGATCTGGCACTGAAGGCAGCTACCGCTGATAATTACCAGCATTGTTTGAGAGAACTTGTCCCGTTTTTGCTTATAGGTAGTATCAGAGATAAGGGGGTGGTTCATCTCAAAGGCATATTGAACATTCTGAATGTTCATCTGGTTGATGTTCGAGCTTCACTTGGCGCAGAACCACTGTCGCGagatttcattcaaaaaatcaaGAAGCCTGTTGCCCGACAGCTTGTCAGCAAGTTGTTGAGTCCAGCTTCAGCTGACTTTTCTTTGATGAGCTTGGTTCTTGAAGTATGGTACGGTCTTACTCTGTTACCCCGTGTTTGTGATAAAGTGACGGATTTGGTGGACTTTGTGGAAGCCCTGATGGAGATTCTGCCTTCTAATTATTTGCTTGCATTTTCTGTCTGCAAAAAGCTTAGTTCCAATGCCACAAAGTGCTCTGCCAGTTTATCTTTCTGGGCAAGTTCACTCTTGGTAAATGCACTTTTTCATGCTGTTCCTATAGCACCAGAATATGCATGGGTGGAAGCAGCAGATGTTTTACATGATTTGACGGACATTAAGTGTATACAGGAGAGTTTTCACAAGAAAGCTGTATCCGTATATCCGTTTTCCATCAAACTGTGGAAATCTTATCTCCGTTTATGCGAGACTGAAGGAAATGTGGGATCTGTTAAAAAAGctgccaaagaaaaaggaatcgAGCTGGACTAA
- the LOC113730526 gene encoding uncharacterized protein isoform X5: MQRGHDPAIKSASMVGLSSRASQRSDHLKSSEKNRGPFVPFVISFSDDDSGSDSDDSRRNTLATKDQTQGVDRSSRPPVSSLQRSPKLLQNKTKKARLVNREAFPSRPFVNGATSWNCRQIPSSRNFSTVQKGVAGDHGSLQKSIVHVNTNKRQLQDLRQLIAIRESQLKLKSTQQTKNSVGGSGSDGKFKNPGNPGNRVRKDSGFDLRGELNKADKKRLKTGEPQCSQLDLDNNLHSLQPILTSGKSRVDNSGKESVDDHDHRSKKLSLGTSLSGVQKQSEARDSLSLENSLNTAIAGNCTVANNIQCARNPKQGDPVIWLKQSGQIGKRATGDFPNRSLDPEEYARHDVQVSIQNNVTSGTNLTERCDSDQAKSSDQVSKLKSDDKVQASSLHLADGNLQKASLSNPSLLNGLDKLNMMGNNMDLQSLLEYEELQDKEIEDAQEHRRRCEIEERNALMAYRKAQRALIEANARCSQLYSKRELYSAQLRSLMMENPNLVVSLRQHDQVEAQLDSFNYVSDVNEHQIPASSRQVHTGSDINGIRGNNSNVPPANDHYQNPSNMHVSGQNLVSDPCSKREGSPSEGHKQPVSNGVCSPSGDLSQSSYQEGEIFEFNHKSAQENIESERTSEFNKDREKDIYEESERQPPFDSSQDCFLLEASLRSQLFEKLKTKKLPKKGTTQSTEDLVERNDENDDSRQMMETDTADVPLSEAENGKHSDYEDYSKEERCPELPVQINNQFDIPHSEHASSSQDVCMGSCISLGSQEFKTSGTFLLPSMKCAFSALKFIELCSVLESNNGSTGMLISDVDEENEDNRVTCKSKPSISNLDLPETSIDLFVGQSGYYSCNLAIDPFWPLCMYELRGRCNNSECSWQHVRDYCCNNMKHDSTDYSVVQVRRQSPREQFDGAMVRRKSLNHVDLAAPTYVVSLDILRPDSQSFISTSSQGYGQCWGKCFSAFLVLSSLCPMVSQSNEPFLHGTQARIEVHCSWNRQTSYFNNRNGTLGQIDQCVVDADQSLEIAILNFNQEADKYKARMQALKVLAQAIEDNPTSAVLWIVYLQIFYSNQKAIVKDDLFRYAVEYNKESYELWLLYINSRVQLDDRLAAYDIALLALSHHTSTSDGDAMRASHCTLDIFLQMVNFLCMSGSAGMALEKISGLFWPSKKSDNNLQLSLPDIVTCLTICDKFIFWICCVYILLYKKLPDAVVQKFECRKECSAIEWPSVSLRSDEKQQAASLLELAVDSLALYMDHESLENETTLRAAHLFALNHVRCVSVLEGLECSRNLLGKYIKLYPSCLELVLMSAWAEHDLGGSNFNGFEEALRNWPDEVPGIHCIWNQYVGCVFQSGKFDFVKDLMDQWFHSVLEARYSDYGVLQAKDEKSDSSLMSISVSDLHAWFLSCGQNDTVFGMLNLSLYKLLQNNQSEAQAALDLALKAATADNYQHCLRELVPFLLIGSIRDKGVVHLKGILNILNVHLVDVRASLGAEPLSRDFIQKIKKPVARQLVSKLLSPASADFSLMSLVLEVWYGLTLLPRVCDKVTDLVDFVEALMEILPSNYLLAFSVCKKLSSNATKCSASLSFWASSLLVNALFHAVPIAPEYAWVEAADVLHDLTDIKCIQESFHKKAVSVYPFSIKLWKSYLRLCETEGNVGSVKKAAKEKGIELD, translated from the exons ATGCAGAGAGGG CATGATCCTGCCATCAAGTCTGCAAGCATGGTTGGTCTATCTTCTAGAGCTTCTCAGCGGTCAGACCATCTCAAGAGTTCTGAGAAGAATCGAGGACCATTTGTGCCATTTGTCATAAGTTTTTCAGATGATGACAGTGGCAGTGATTCTGATGATAGCAGGCGTAATACTCTGGCAACTAAAGACCAAACACAGGGAGTAGATAGAAGTAGCAGACCGCCTGTATCTTCTCTCCAAAGGTCGCCGAAGTTGCTTCAAAATAAAACTAAGAAAGCTAGATTAGTCAACAGAGAAGCCTTTCCTAGTCGCCCATTTGTCAATGGAGCAACTTCATGGAATTGTAGACAAATACCTAGCTCTAGAAATTTCAGTACTGTACAGAAAGGGGTAGCCGGTGATCATGGGTCTTTGCAGAAATCAATTGTACATGTTAATACTAACAAAAGACAACTGCAAGACCTAAGACAGCTAATTGCAATCCGAGAAAGTCAGTTAAAGCTCAAGTCAACCCAGCAAACTAAAAATTCAGTTGGTGGATCAGGTAGTGATGGTAAATTTAAAAACCCTGGCAATCCTGGGAACAGGGTTCGCAAAGACTCAGGTTTTGACTTGCGCGGTGAGTTGAACAAAGCTGACAAGAAGCGCCTAAAAACTGGAGAACCACAGTGTAGCCAGCTAGATTTAGATAATAATCTTCATTCTCTGCAGCCGATTTTAACATCAGGAAAGTCTAGGGTGGATAATAGTGGTAAAGAGAGTGTAGATGATCATGATCATCGTAGCAAAAAACTTTCCTTGGGTACATCGCTTTCTGGAGTGCAGAAACAGTCAGAGGCGAGGGACTCTCTTTCATTAGAAAATTCTCTTAATACTGCTATTGCGG GTAATTGTACCGTTGCTAATAACATACAGTGTGCCAGGAATCCTAAACAAGGCGATCCTGTAATTTGGTTGAAACAATCTGGGCAAATAGGAAAAAGGGCGACTGGTGATTTTCCAAATAGATCA TTGGATCCCGAGGAGTATGCTCGTCATGATGTTCAAGTGTCCATCCAGAACAATGTTACATCTGGCACTAATTTAACAGAAAGGTGTGATAGCGATCAAGCAAAATCTAGTGACCAAGTGAGCAAATTAAAATCAGATGACAAAGTTCAGGCATCTAGTCTGCATCTTGCTGATGGTAACTTACAG AAAGCAAGTCTGAGTAATCCAAGTTTGTTGAATGGTTTGGACAAGTTAAACATGATGGGGAATAACATGGATTTGCAGTCACTGCTGGAGTATGAGGAGTTGCAAGATAAGGAAATAGAGGATGCACAAGAGCATCGGCGCAGATGTGAAATAGAAGAAAGAAATGCACTTATGGCTTATCGGAAGGCCCAGAGAGCCTTGATTGAAGCTAATGCGAGATGCTCTCAACTCTACAGTAAAAGGGAATTATACTCGGCACAGCTTCGATCTCTCATGATGGAGAACCCAAATTTGGTTGTCTCCCTAAGACAGCATGATCAGGTAGAAGCCCAATTGGATTCTTTTAATTATGTTTCTGATGTTAATGAGCATCAAATACCCGCATCCAGCCGTCAAGTGCACACTGGATCTGATATTAATGGCATACGTGGTAATAATAGTAATGTACCTCCTGCAAACGATCACTATCAGAACCCATCTAATATGCATGTGAGTGGGCAGAACTTGGTATCTGATCCTTGCTCCAAGCGTGAGGGAAGTCCTTCGGAGGGTCACAAGCAACCTGTGTCAAATGGTGTCTGCTCCCCTTCTGGTGATTTAAGTCAGTCATCTTATCAGGAAGGTGAGATATTTGAATTTAACCATAAATCTgctcaagaaaatatagaatcTGAAAGAACATCAGAATTCAACAAAGATAGGGAAAAGGACATCTATGAGGAGTCTGAAAGACAACCACCATTTGATAGTTCTCAAGACTGTTTTCTTCTTGAAGCGTCATTAAGGTCACAGCTCTTTGAAAAGCTAAAGacaaaaaaattgccaaaaaaggGGACAACCCAGAGCACGGAAGATTTAGTtgaaagaaatgatgaaaatgatgacaGTAGACAGATGATGGAGACTGATACTGCAGATGTACCATTGTCTGAGGCAGAGAATGGCAAACATTCAGATTATGAAG ATtatagcaaggaagaaagatgTCCTGAACTACCAGTCCAGATTAACAACCAGTTTGATATTCCGCATTCGGAGCATGCATCTTCCTCCCAAGACGTTTGTATGGGTAGTTGTATTTCTCTGGGAAGTCAAGAATTTAAAACCTCTGGCACTTTTCTCTTGCCGTCAATGAAGTGTGCATTTAGTGCCCTGAAGTTCATAGAACTTTGCAGTGTGCTAGAGTCCAATAATGGAAGTACAGGTATGCTCATATCCGATGTTGATGAGGAGAACGAGGATAACCGGGTCACTTGTAAAAGCAAGCCTAGTATATCAAACTTGGATTTGCCTGAAACTTCAATCGACTTATTTGTTGGACAAAGTGGGTATTACTCCTGCAATCTAGCTATTGACCCATTCTGGCCACTTTGTATGTATGAACTCCGAGGAAGATGCAACAACAGTGAGTGTTCTTGGCAGCATGTTAGAGACTACTGCTGCAACAACATGAAACATGATAGTACTGATTATTCTG TTGTTCAGGTCAGAAGACAATCACCCAGGGAACAATTTGACGGTGCTATGGTGCGTAGGAAGTCTCTGAATCATGTTGATTTAGCTGCCCCTACTTATGTTGTCAGCTTAGACATTCTGAGACCTGATTCACAATCATTTATATCTACTTCATCTCAAGGTTATGGACAATGCTGGGGGAAGTGTTTCAGTGCTTTCTTGGTTTTGTCTAGTTTGTGTCCGATGGTTTCACAATCAAATGAGCCATTTTTGCATGGCACTCAAGCTCGTATAGAGGTCCACTGTAGCTGGAATAGACAGACATCTTATTTTAACAACAGAAATGGGACACTG GGTCAAATTGATCAATGTGTCGTTGATGCTGACCAATCCCTGGAAATAGCTATCCTTAATTTCAATCAGGAGGCTGACAAGTATAAAGCAAGGATGCAG GCTCTTAAAGTTCTTGCTCAAGCCATTGAGGACAATCCCACATCTGCAGTTCTTTGGATAGTTTACTTGCAAATTTTCTACAGTAATCAGAAGGCAATTGTAAAGGATGACTTGTTCCGATATGCG GTTGAATACAACAAAGAATCTTATGAACTCTGGCTTTTATACATTAACAGTCGTGTACAGCTCGATGATCGGCTGGCTGCATATGATATTGCACTATTGGCTCTTTCTCACCATACATCTACTTCTGATGGAGATGCCATGCGTGCAAGCCATTGCACTTTGGATATATTTCTGCAGATGGTGAATTTTTTGTGCATGTCTGGCAGTGCTGGTATGGCCCTTGAGAAGATCTCTGGGCTCTTTTGGCCCTCTAAGAAATCTGACAATAACCTTCAACTTTCTCTTCCTGATATTGTTACTTGCCTGACCATTTGTGACAAATTCATCTTCTGGATCTGTTGTGTGTATATACTTCTATATAAGAAATTGCCTGATGCTGTGGTACAGAAATTTGAATGTAGGAAAGAATGTTCTGCTATAGAGTGGCCTTCGGTTTCTTTAAGATCTGATGAGAAGCAACAAGCTGCTTCACTCTTGGAATTAGCTGTTGATTCACTAGCATTGTACATGGATCATGAATCACTTGAAAATGAAACAACTCTAAGGGCTGCACACCTGTTTGCTCTCAACCATGTTAGATGTGTATCGGTTCTGGAGGGCCTCGAATGCAGTAGAAATTTGCTTGGAAAATATATCAAGTTGTATCCGTCATGTTTAGAACTTGTTTTGATGTCAGCTTGGGCTGAACATGACTTGGGGGGCTCCAATTTTAATGGATTTGAGGAAGCTCTTAGAAACTGGCCGGATGAAGTTCCTGGCATTcattgtatttggaatcaatATGTTGGATGTGTCTTCCAGAGTGGGAAATTTGATTTTGTGAAGGACTTAATGGACCAATGGTTTCATTCTGTTCTGGAGGCAAGATATTCTGATTATGGAGTTTTGCAAGCTAAAGACGAGAAGTCAGATAGTTCACTGATGTCAATTTCAGTGTCAGATCTCCATGCTTGGTTTTTGAGTTGTGGTCAGAATGACACTGTGTTCGGGATGCTCAATCTTTCATTGTATAAATTACTGCAGAACAATCAATCCGAAGCTCAAGCTGCATTAGATCTGGCACTGAAGGCAGCTACCGCTGATAATTACCAGCATTGTTTGAGAGAACTTGTCCCGTTTTTGCTTATAGGTAGTATCAGAGATAAGGGGGTGGTTCATCTCAAAGGCATATTGAACATTCTGAATGTTCATCTGGTTGATGTTCGAGCTTCACTTGGCGCAGAACCACTGTCGCGagatttcattcaaaaaatcaaGAAGCCTGTTGCCCGACAGCTTGTCAGCAAGTTGTTGAGTCCAGCTTCAGCTGACTTTTCTTTGATGAGCTTGGTTCTTGAAGTATGGTACGGTCTTACTCTGTTACCCCGTGTTTGTGATAAAGTGACGGATTTGGTGGACTTTGTGGAAGCCCTGATGGAGATTCTGCCTTCTAATTATTTGCTTGCATTTTCTGTCTGCAAAAAGCTTAGTTCCAATGCCACAAAGTGCTCTGCCAGTTTATCTTTCTGGGCAAGTTCACTCTTGGTAAATGCACTTTTTCATGCTGTTCCTATAGCACCAGAATATGCATGGGTGGAAGCAGCAGATGTTTTACATGATTTGACGGACATTAAGTGTATACAGGAGAGTTTTCACAAGAAAGCTGTATCCGTATATCCGTTTTCCATCAAACTGTGGAAATCTTATCTCCGTTTATGCGAGACTGAAGGAAATGTGGGATCTGTTAAAAAAGctgccaaagaaaaaggaatcgAGCTGGACTAA